In Carassius carassius chromosome 5, fCarCar2.1, whole genome shotgun sequence, one genomic interval encodes:
- the LOC132141056 gene encoding threonine--tRNA ligase 1, cytoplasmic-like, which produces MANESVTEQMKDLKMDEKKNSKDGGKKKNKNAGGDAGAKTELNPLPKYIDERLSIYNKLKAEHDALLSEKAEKDSKPIKIKLPDGKVVDGESWKTTPYQVACGISQGLADNTVISKVDNGVWDLDRPLEEDCSLVFLKFDDEEAQSVYWHSSAHIMGEAMERVYGGCLCYGPPIENGFYYDMFLENEGVSSNDLPCLESLCKKIIKEKQPFERLEVKKETLLEMFKYNKFKCRILNEKVTTPTTTVYRCGPLIDLCRGPHVRHTGKIKALKIHKNSSTYWEGKADMESLQRIYGISFPDPKMLKEWEKFQEEAKNRDHRKIGREQDLFFFHDLSPGSCFFLPKGAYIYNTLIEFIRSEYRKRGFQEVVTPNIYNSKLWQTSGHWQHYSENMFSFEVEKEIFALKPMNCPGHCLMFDHRPRSWRELPLRLADFGVLHRNELSGALTGLTRVRRFQQDDAHIFCSMDQIESEMKGCLDFLRTVYEVFGFTFKLNLSTRPEKFLGESEVWDQAEKQLENSLNDFGEKWVLNPGDGAFYGPKIDIQIKDAIGRYHQCATIQLDFQLPIRFNLTYVSHDGDDKKRPVIIHRAILGSVERMIAILTENYGGKWPLWLSPRQVMVVPVGPTCDDYAQRVQQEFHRGGLMTDVDLDPGCTLNKKIRNAQLAQYNFILVVGEKEKNSDTVNVRTRDNKVHGEKCLTDCMERLKELKASRSHNAEEEF; this is translated from the exons AATAGTAAAGatggaggaaaaaagaaaaacaagaatgcTGGTGGAGATGCAGGTGCAAAGACTGAG TTGAATCCTCTACCAAAATACATCGATGAGCGTCTGTCCATTTATAACAAGCTGAAGGCAGAACATGATGCCCTGCTGTCTGAGAAAGCAGAAAAAGACAGCAAGCCCATCAAGATCAAACTGCCCGATGGAAAAGTAGTAGATGGGGAATCCTGGAAGACCACACCTTACCAGGTTGCCTGTGGCATCAG CCAAGGCCTTGCTGATAATACTGTGATCTCCAAAGTGGACAATGGGGTATGGGATCTAGACAGGCCCTTAGAGGAAGACTGCAGTCTAGTGTTTCTCAAATTTGACGATGAAGAGGCACAATCa GTGTATTGGCACTCCAGTGCCCATATAATGGGAGAGGCCATGGAGCGAGTCTATGGAGGATGCCTTTGTTATGGACCGCCCATTGAGAACGGCTTTTACTATGatatgtttcttgaaaatga AGGTGTATCGAGTAATGATCTTCCCTGTTTGGAGAGCTTGTGTAAGAAGATCATCAAAGAGAAACAGCCCTTTGAGAGGCTGGAGGTAAAGAAGGAGACTCTGTTGGAGATGTTCAAG TACAACAAGTTCAAGTGCAGGATCCTAAATGAAAAGGTTACCACCCCAACAACTACAGTTTACAG GTGTGGACCTTTGATTGATCTGTGCAGAGGGCCTCATGTAAGACATACAGGAAAGATCAAGGCATTGAAGATCCACAAG AATTCTTCTACATATTGGGAGGGCAAGGCTGACATGGAGAGCCTCCAAAGAATCTATGGCATCTCTTTCCCCGATCCTAAGATGCTGAAAGAATGGGAAAAATTCCAGGAAGAAGCCAAGAACAGGGATCATCGCAAAATAGGAAGG GAGCAAGACTTGTTTTTCTTCCACGACCTGAGTCCAGGTAGCTGTTTCTTTCTGCCTAAAGGAGCCTACATCTATAATACGCTGATCGAGTTTATTAGA AGTGAATACAGAAAGAGGGGATTCCAGGAAGTAGTCACACCGAACATCTACAACAGCAAACTATGGCAGACTTCCGGACACTGGCAGCACTACAGCGAAAACATGTTCTCCTTTGAGGTGGAGAAGGAGATCTTTGCTCTCAAGCCCATGAACTGCCCTGGACACTG TCTGATGTTTGACCACCGGCCGCGCTCTTGGAGGGAACTGCCTCTGCGTTTGGCTGATTTTGGGGTCTTGCACCGTAATGAGTTGTCTGGAGCCCTCACTGGCCTGACCAGAGTCAGACGTTTCCAACAAGATGATGCGCACATCTTCTGCTCTATGGACCAG ATTGAGTCTGAGATGAAGGGTTGCCTCGATTTCCTACGTACAGTGTATGAGGTGTTTGGCTTCACATTTAAACTGAACCTTTCCACCAGGCCAGAGAAGTTCCTAGGAGAATCTGAGGTGTGGGACCAGGCCGAGAAG CAACTGGAGAACAGCCTGAATGATTTTGGAGAGAAATGGGTTCTGAATCCTGGTGATGGAGCTTTCTATGGACCAAAG attGATATTCAGATAAAGGATGCCATTGGCAGGTATCACCAATGTGCCACCATTCAGCTGGACTTCCAGTTGCCTATTCGCTTCAATCTTACATATGTGAG CCATGATGGCGATGACAAGAAGAGACCTGTGATCATCCACAGAGCGATTCTGGGTTCAGTGGAACGCATGATCGCCATCCTGACTGAGAACTATGGGGGAAAATG GCCACTGTGGCTGTCCCCACGTCAGGTGATGGTGGTTCCTGTTGGACCCACTTGTGATGACTATGCGCAGAGA GTACAGCAGGAGTTCCACAGGGGAGGGTTGATGACGGATGTGGATCTGGACCCAGGCTGCACCCTGAACAAGAAGATCAGGAATGCTCAGTTGGCTCAGTATAATTTCATTTTAG TGGTGGGTGAGAAGGAGAAGAACAGTGACACGGTAAATGTTAGGACTCGTGACAACAAGGTGCATGGAGAGAAGTGTCTGACGGACTGCATGGAGCGACTCAAGGAGCTGAAGGCCTCAAGAAGCCATAACGCAGAAGAGGAATTCTGA